From the Geitlerinema sp. PCC 9228 genome, one window contains:
- the hemC gene encoding hydroxymethylbilane synthase: MSTTSSTVRIGSRKSQLALAQTYWVQEQLQKHYADRTFEVHTMSTQGDKILDVALAKIGDKGLFTKELEQGMLDNEIDFAVHSLKDLPTQLPEGLTIACITSRENPADALVVHEKHQDKQLDTLPEGAVIGTSSLRRLAQLRHYYPHFHFKDIRGNLNTRLAKLDAGDYDAIVLAAAGLERLNMAHRIHQIVPASVSLHAVGQGALGIECRSDRSDIMEIVRAIEDRPTAWRCYAERAFLRELEGGCQVPIGVNSDLRDNTITLTGMVASLDGKHLLKDTVSGDSSQAEALGIQLAERLREQGAQEILDEIFAEARQNS, from the coding sequence ATGTCTACAACGAGTTCTACCGTACGGATTGGTTCCCGTAAAAGCCAGCTAGCGCTCGCCCAGACCTACTGGGTGCAAGAACAACTGCAAAAACATTATGCCGATCGCACCTTTGAAGTCCACACCATGTCCACCCAGGGGGATAAAATTTTAGATGTGGCTTTGGCGAAAATTGGGGATAAGGGATTATTTACCAAAGAACTGGAACAGGGGATGCTCGATAACGAAATTGACTTTGCCGTGCATTCTCTGAAAGACTTGCCCACCCAGCTGCCAGAAGGGCTAACCATTGCCTGCATCACCAGCCGGGAAAATCCAGCGGATGCGTTGGTGGTGCACGAAAAACATCAAGACAAACAACTTGATACCTTACCCGAAGGGGCGGTTATTGGCACTTCTTCCCTGCGTCGTTTGGCACAGTTGCGCCACTATTATCCCCACTTTCACTTCAAAGATATTCGCGGCAATCTCAATACCCGACTTGCCAAACTAGACGCCGGCGACTACGATGCCATCGTGCTGGCAGCAGCGGGATTGGAACGGTTGAATATGGCCCATCGCATCCATCAAATTGTACCTGCTTCGGTGTCCTTGCATGCTGTCGGTCAGGGGGCTTTGGGAATTGAATGCCGTAGCGATCGCAGCGATATTATGGAGATCGTGCGCGCCATTGAAGACAGACCTACGGCGTGGCGCTGTTATGCCGAACGTGCCTTTTTGCGGGAACTTGAAGGGGGCTGCCAGGTTCCCATTGGGGTAAATAGCGACTTGAGGGACAATACCATTACCCTCACCGGTATGGTTGCCAGTTTGGATGGCAAACATTTGCTTAAAGATACCGTCTCCGGCGATTCTTCCCAAGCCGAAGCATTGGGCATTCAACTGGCGGAACGCCTGCGGGAGCAAGGGGCACAAGAAATTTTAGACGAAATTTTCGCCGAAGCCAGGCAAAATTCGTAA